A window from Salminus brasiliensis chromosome 7, fSalBra1.hap2, whole genome shotgun sequence encodes these proteins:
- the sec23b gene encoding LOW QUALITY PROTEIN: protein transport protein Sec23B (The sequence of the model RefSeq protein was modified relative to this genomic sequence to represent the inferred CDS: inserted 1 base in 1 codon) has translation MATYLEFIQQNEDRDGVRCSWNLWPSSRLEATRLVVPLSCLFTPLKERPNLPPVQYEPVLCSRASCKAVLNPLCQVDFRAKIWSCNFCFQRNPFPPSYAGISEVNQPAELMPQFSTIEYIVQRGPPAPLVFLYVVDTCIEEEDLQALRESLQMSLSLLPPNALVGLITFGRMIQVHELSCEGIAKSYVFRGTKELVPKQIHEMLGLKPAALGQQARPLSPQDVATFCRFLQPVHKVDMNLTDILGELQRDPWPVSQGKRPLRSTGIALSIAIGLLEGTFQNTGARMMLFTGGPPTQGPGMVVGDELKTPIRSWHDIQKDNAHHMKKAVKYYEALANRAAVNGHSIDIYACALDQTGLLEMKCLSNLTGGYIVMGDSFNTSLFKQTFQRVFSKDYSGEFRMAFGGTLEVKTSKELKVSGAIGPCVSLNTKGPYVSENELGLGGTCQWKISSLSPSTTLALYFEVVNQHNSPIPQGGRGAIQFVTQYQHSNTQRRIRVTTIARNWADAQSQIQHIESSFDQEAAAVLMARLGVYRAESEEGPDVLRWLDRQLIRLTIAQCVKAGYQDMPEYENFRQLLHAPVDDXQEILQTRFPMPRYINTEHGGSQARFLLSKVNPSQTHNNLYAWGQEAGAPILTDDVSLQVFMDHLKKLAISSSA, from the exons ATGGCAACGTACCTAGAGTTCATTCAGCAGAATGAGGATCGTGATGGGGTGCGATGCAGCTGGAACCTCTGGCCCTCCAGCAGGTTGGAGGCCACGCGATTGGTAGTACCACTATCTTGCCTTTTTACCCCTCTTAAAGAGCGTCCTAATCTGCCACCTGTGCAGTACGAGCCTGTGCTCTGCAGTCGAGCTAGCTGCAAAGCTGTGCTCAACCCTCTCTG TCAAGTGGACTTCAGAGCTAAGATATGGTCATGCAATTTCTGCTTCCAGAGAAACCCT TTCCCACCATCATATGCAGGCATTTCAGAGGTAAATCAGCCTGCTGAACTAATGCCACAGTTCTCCACTATTGAGTACATAGTACAG CGTGGTCCACCAGCTCCACTTGTCTTTCTATATGTGGTGGACACATGTATAGAGGAGGAGGACTTGCAGGCCCTGAGGGAGTCTTTGCAGATGTCCCTTAGCTTGCTGCCACCAAATGCCTTGGTGGGGCTTATCACATTTGGTCGCATGATACAGGTTCATGAGCTGAGTTGTGAGGGTATTGCCAAGAGCTACGTCTTCCGTGGGACCAAGGAGCTTGTTCCCAAACAGATACAT GAGATGCTTGGTCTGAAACCAGCAGCCTTAGGACAGCAAGCCCGACCTTTGTCCCCTCAAGATGTTGCAACTTTCTGCAG GTTTCTGCAACCTGTGCATAAAGTAGATATGAACCTGACTGACATACTTGGTGAGCTGCAGAGGGACCCCTGGCCTGTTTCACAGGGCAAGAGACCTCTTCGTTCTACAGGCATTGCACTCTCCATTGCAATAGGATTGCTGGAG GGTACATTCCAAAATACTGGAGCTCGGATGATGCTTTTCACAGGAGGGCCTCCCACCCAGGGTCCTGGCATGGTCGTAGGAGATGAACTGAAGACGCCCATTCGATCGTGGCATGACATTCAAAAGGACAACGCCCATCATATGAAGAAGGCTGTTAAG TACTATGAGGCTCTGGCAAACCGTGCTGCAGTGAATGGACACAGTATTGACATCTACGCCTGTGCTCTGGACCAGACTGGATTACTGGAAATGAAGTGTCTGTCCAATCTTACAGG AGGATATATTGTCATGGGAGACTCCTTCAACACCTCTCTGTTCAAGCAGACATTCCAGAGAGTGTTCAGTAAAGATTACAGTGGAGAATTCCGCATGGCTTTTGGAGGCACTTTAGAAGTGAAG acctcaaaagagctaAAAGTGTCAGGAGCTATTGGTCCTTGTGTATCCCTCAACACTAAGGGACCATATGTGTCTGAGAAT GAGCTGGGACTTGGTGGTACTTGCCAGTGGAAGATCTCTAGTCTCAGCCCATCTACCACACTTGCTCTATATTTTGAAGTGGTGAATCAG CACAACTCTCCCATCCCTCAGGGGGGCAGAGGAGCCATTCAGTTTGTGACACAGTACCAacactctaacacacaaagGAGGATTCGTGTTACCACTATCGCAAGAAA CTGGGCAGATGCACAGTCTCAAATTCAGCACATAGAATCATCCTTTGATCAGGAGGCAGCTGCTGTTCTCATGGCAAGATTGGGCGTGTATAGGGCAGAGTCAGAGGAAGGACCAGACGTGCTCCGCTGGCTTGACAGACAGCTTATTCGACTG accaTTGCTCAGTGCGTGAAAGCAGGTTACCAAGACATGCCGGAATATGAGAACTTTCGGCAGTTATTGCATGCTCCTGTAGATG GTCAGGAAATCCTGCAAACACGCTTCCCTATGCCCCGCTACATTAACACAGAGCATGGTGGCTCACAAGCACGCTTCCTGCTTTCCAAAGTGAATCCTTCCCAAACGCACAACAATCTTTATGCCTGGGGACAG GAAGCTGGAGCACCCATTCTCACAGATGATGTCAGTCTCCAGGTGTTCATGGACCATCTAAAGAAACTGGCCATCTCCAGCTCAGCATAA